A genomic region of Papaver somniferum cultivar HN1 chromosome 7, ASM357369v1, whole genome shotgun sequence contains the following coding sequences:
- the LOC113295127 gene encoding uncharacterized protein LOC113295127, with amino-acid sequence MGVFDFRTDNLVNTPLRRARKLQDALKPAIRARLVPCRLTTYDDVLETALAIEANWIKNQKEREPRDLKRNQKTDPSTHRKRPRTDNIGKVVAPKPCFHYGVVGHYARDCPKSKPPGQLNAISGCYRCGKDDHFLRECPLPAPPRPPTQNQFQNAPRPNFQARQPYKPRNNAPPFQPRLLFDSGDTHSFISLHLAAYLGLKPVPMGFTLNVASPLGNVVSLSKFCKDCEITFGDYKVKIDLIPMRLQDYDVIIGMNWLSQNQVILECFEKKIYFQSSDGSRVSVQGERWKVINPSLPGMKRRDETEEHIAYLAHLSKEGDSIVVDEELPVV; translated from the exons atggGTGTGTTTGATTTTCGAACGGATAACTTGGTCAATACGCCGTTACGAAGAGCAAGAAAACTTCAGGATGCCCTGAAACCTGCCATTCGTGCTAGGTTAGTACCATGTCGCCTCACCACTTATGATGATGTTCTTGAAACTGCATTAGCTATAGAAGCGAATTGGATCAAAAACCAAAAGGAAAGGGAGCCGAGAGATCTCAAGAGGAACCAGAAGACGGACCCATCGACTCATCGAAAACGTCCACGTACAGATAACATTGGGAAAGTCGTTGCACCAAAACCTTGTTTTCACTATGGGGTAGTGGGTCACTACGCGAGGGATTGTCCTAAGTCGAAGCCACCTGGACAACTAAATGCAATCTCAGGGTGTTATCGTTGCGGGAAGGATGATCATTTTTTAAGGGAGTGTCCTTTACCTGCACCACCTAGGCCACCAACTCAGAATCAGTTTCAGAATGCTCCAAGGCCGAATTTCCAAGCACGACAACCATACAAGCCGCGAAACAATGCACCACCCTTCCAGCCAAGAC TTTTGTTTGATTCTGGAGATACTCATTCGTTCATATCATTACATTTAGCTGCTTATCTCGGTTTGAAACCAGTACCCATGGGGTTTACTTTGAATGTCGCTTCACCGCTAGGAAATGTAGTGTCCCTTAGTAAATTTTGCAAGGATTGTGAAATAACTTTTGGTGACTATAAAGTGAAAATAGATTTGATACCGATGAGGCTCCAAGATTATGATGTCATTATTGGTATGAACTGGTTGTCACAAAACCAAGTTATACTAGAATGTTTCGAGAAGAAGATCTATTTCCAATCATCGGATGGAAGTCGAGTGTCTGTCCAAGGAGAAAGGTGGAAAGTCATAAATCCATCCTTACCAGGGATGAAAAGGAGGGATGAAACCGAAGAACACATAGCTTATCTTGCTCACCTGAGTAAAGAAGGGGATAGCATTGTGGTAGATGAAGAGTTACCGGTAGTTTGA